From the Desulfovibrio sp. JY genome, one window contains:
- a CDS encoding HD domain-containing protein, giving the protein MQGKATMDSREDFYFAVSPLMIFPKTLGRFRVYIKQAGNYVLYAAENEQFTSRHRQKLHDAGVAEVYVRAEQKPDYDRYVEKHLPQILADSIIPVEERAKVLYTAADAVVREVFETRLPKGIGKREYSRIANLVEKSLKFLAIDESLKRIAALASHDYTVHTHNVQVFVFSTAILQNMKVDEYTLVQAGIGALLHDIGKTHIPVEILSKPGQLTPEERAVINTHPAKGLALCQDVPLTQTAAHCILMHHERMDGTGYPGGLPGELIPPYVRALAVADVYDALTTKRPYADAMQPFQALRLMRDEMSDAFDLDVFKRLIVILSGANMV; this is encoded by the coding sequence ATGCAAGGCAAGGCCACAATGGACTCGCGGGAAGACTTTTACTTCGCCGTTTCTCCCCTGATGATCTTTCCGAAGACCTTGGGGCGGTTTCGCGTCTACATCAAGCAGGCCGGCAACTACGTCCTGTACGCGGCGGAAAACGAGCAGTTCACCTCGCGCCATCGCCAGAAGCTCCACGACGCGGGGGTCGCGGAAGTCTATGTCCGGGCCGAGCAGAAGCCCGATTACGACCGCTACGTCGAAAAGCACCTGCCGCAGATCCTGGCCGATTCCATCATTCCCGTGGAGGAGCGGGCCAAGGTCCTCTACACGGCGGCCGACGCCGTGGTGCGCGAGGTTTTCGAGACGCGCCTGCCCAAGGGGATCGGCAAGCGGGAATACTCCCGGATCGCCAACCTCGTTGAAAAGAGCCTGAAATTTCTCGCCATCGACGAGTCGCTCAAGCGCATCGCCGCCCTGGCCTCCCACGACTACACCGTGCATACCCACAACGTGCAGGTGTTCGTTTTTTCCACCGCCATCCTGCAAAACATGAAGGTCGACGAGTATACCCTGGTTCAGGCCGGCATCGGGGCGCTTTTGCACGATATCGGCAAGACGCACATTCCCGTGGAAATCCTGTCCAAGCCCGGGCAGCTGACCCCTGAGGAACGGGCCGTCATCAATACCCACCCGGCCAAGGGCCTGGCCCTGTGCCAGGACGTGCCGCTGACCCAGACCGCCGCCCACTGCATTCTCATGCACCACGAGCGCATGGACGGCACCGGCTACCCCGGCGGCCTGCCCGGCGAACTGATCCCTCCCTACGTGCGGGCCCTGGCCGTGGCCGACGTCTACGACGCCCTGACCACCAAGCGCCCCTATGCCGACGCCATGCAGCCGTTTCAGGCCCTGCGCCTGATGCGTGACGAGATGAGCGACGCCTTCGATCTGGACGTGTTCAAGCGCCTGATCGTGATCCTAAGCGGCGCCAACATGGTTTAA
- a CDS encoding 2-phosphosulfolactate phosphatase produces MRIKMLELLSGAEQATGTAVVIDVFRACSVACYAFAAGAERMLPVDTVEDARALRAAHPDYLLAGERNCLKLEGFDFGNSPSEVKDAPLAGKTLVHATSAGTRGLFAAMESADRVLTCSFPNISATAQAILEADPEVVSIVAMGKAGMTHAPEDKLCAMYLANLLQGVPNAFAAIPKFLRTAPSAAIFFGETAIVPEADFGLCLALDAFDFYLEAVRLPGGRPALTRRYPEHSVTPADVPAA; encoded by the coding sequence GTGCGTATCAAGATGTTGGAGTTGCTTTCAGGTGCGGAGCAGGCCACGGGGACGGCCGTGGTCATTGACGTTTTCCGCGCCTGTTCCGTGGCCTGCTACGCCTTTGCCGCCGGAGCCGAACGGATGTTGCCCGTGGATACGGTGGAGGATGCCCGGGCCTTGCGCGCGGCCCATCCGGACTATCTGCTCGCCGGCGAGCGCAACTGCCTCAAGCTCGAGGGCTTCGATTTCGGCAACTCCCCAAGCGAGGTCAAGGATGCGCCCCTTGCGGGCAAGACCCTGGTCCACGCCACTTCCGCCGGCACCCGGGGACTTTTCGCGGCCATGGAAAGCGCCGATCGCGTCCTGACCTGCTCGTTTCCCAACATCAGCGCCACGGCCCAGGCCATCTTGGAAGCCGACCCGGAAGTCGTCTCCATCGTGGCCATGGGCAAGGCCGGCATGACCCACGCCCCCGAGGACAAGCTGTGCGCCATGTACCTGGCCAACCTGCTCCAGGGCGTGCCCAACGCCTTCGCCGCCATCCCCAAATTTTTGCGTACCGCGCCGAGCGCGGCTATCTTTTTCGGTGAAACGGCCATTGTGCCCGAGGCGGATTTCGGCCTGTGCCTCGCCCTCGACGCCTTCGACTTCTATCTGGAAGCCGTGCGTCTTCCGGGCGGGCGCCCGGCCCTGACCCGGCGCTATCCCGAGCATTCCGTCACACCGGCCGACGTGCCGGCGGCCTGA
- the proB gene encoding glutamate 5-kinase, producing MAHCDWNESRRHVLSQARRIVIKVGSAVLARPGGGLDAAVVASLAAQIAALANAGRKVLLVSSGAVAAGREVLGQHYDPASLPHRQAASAIGQSRLMHAYDQEFSLHGRIAAQVLLTREDLDNRERYLNLRNTLATLFDLGAVPVVNENDPVAISELVYGDNDCLGGLLVGTIGAELFVNLTSARGVYAQNPDDHPEAKPMSVIEDIAGLDLDALCGTKTALGTGGMHSKLLAARRVAQLGVPTMILAGREPDALTRAFAGEKNGTYVPAGCKPIPRRKFWLAYHHEPQGILIVDDGAVGALRDKGKSLLPAGIVDVAGDFTVGSMVRITSVDGESIGVGLTNYGAADLRKIMGLKSSRLEQVLGEAAYTEAVHRDNMLIDAAI from the coding sequence ATGGCCCACTGCGACTGGAACGAAAGCCGCCGGCACGTGCTGTCCCAGGCCCGGCGGATTGTCATCAAGGTGGGCAGCGCGGTGCTGGCCCGGCCCGGCGGCGGCCTGGACGCGGCCGTGGTGGCCTCCCTGGCCGCCCAGATCGCCGCCCTGGCCAATGCCGGCCGCAAGGTGCTGCTGGTCTCCAGCGGCGCCGTGGCCGCCGGCCGCGAAGTCCTCGGCCAACACTACGACCCCGCCTCCCTGCCCCACCGGCAGGCCGCCTCGGCCATCGGCCAAAGCCGGCTCATGCATGCCTACGACCAGGAGTTCTCCCTCCATGGCCGCATCGCCGCCCAGGTGCTCCTGACCCGCGAGGATCTGGACAACCGCGAACGCTACCTCAACCTGCGCAACACGCTGGCCACGTTGTTCGACCTCGGGGCCGTGCCCGTGGTCAACGAAAACGACCCGGTGGCCATCTCGGAGCTGGTCTACGGCGACAACGACTGCCTGGGCGGCCTGCTCGTCGGCACCATCGGCGCGGAACTCTTCGTCAACCTGACCTCGGCCCGGGGCGTGTATGCCCAAAACCCCGACGACCACCCCGAGGCCAAGCCCATGTCCGTCATCGAGGACATCGCCGGCCTCGACCTGGACGCCCTGTGCGGCACCAAGACCGCGCTCGGCACCGGGGGCATGCATTCCAAACTGCTCGCCGCCCGCCGCGTGGCCCAACTCGGCGTGCCGACCATGATCCTGGCCGGACGCGAACCCGATGCCCTCACCAGGGCCTTCGCCGGCGAGAAAAATGGCACCTACGTGCCGGCCGGGTGCAAGCCCATCCCCAGGCGCAAGTTCTGGCTGGCCTACCACCACGAACCCCAAGGCATCCTCATCGTGGACGACGGCGCGGTCGGGGCGCTGCGCGACAAGGGCAAAAGCCTGCTGCCGGCCGGCATCGTGGACGTGGCCGGCGACTTCACCGTGGGCTCCATGGTGCGCATCACCAGCGTCGACGGCGAATCCATCGGCGTCGGGCTCACCAACTACGGCGCGGCCGACCTGCGCAAAATCATGGGGCTCAAAAGCTCGCGCCTGGAACAGGTGCTCGGCGAGGCCGCCTACACCGAGGCCGTGCACCGCGACAACATGCTCATCGACGCGGCGATTTAG
- a CDS encoding methyltransferase domain-containing protein: MDKEAKCRGWDVFEDDGLCCVCGQKAVFAPIKPGHSLRETRCSSCRSSRRTRDLVRVLARLSAGPKARLLPEALDAMRDWRVFEAQAAGPLHERLRDLPHYVCSEYVPELTRPGTCTQTGLRCEDLEHLSFPDASFDLVITQDIFEHVTDPWRAFDEVWRVLAPGGRHVFTVPVNEGHCTTPRVRFENGKRHDLLPPVHHGDPVRHGGSLVITDYGDDLPALLGKRGQPTDVAVHVAFYKPSEMPGIIEGDIHALYEAAYKAGEKAGFLRYNSVVFVTHKPR; this comes from the coding sequence ATGGACAAAGAAGCCAAGTGTCGGGGCTGGGACGTGTTCGAGGACGACGGGCTCTGCTGCGTGTGCGGCCAGAAAGCCGTTTTCGCGCCGATAAAACCCGGGCACAGCCTGCGCGAGACGCGCTGCTCCTCGTGCCGGTCCAGCCGGCGCACCCGCGATCTGGTCCGGGTGCTGGCGCGGCTCTCCGCCGGTCCGAAGGCCAGACTCCTGCCCGAAGCCCTTGACGCCATGCGGGACTGGCGCGTGTTCGAGGCCCAGGCCGCCGGCCCCCTGCACGAACGCCTGCGCGACCTGCCGCACTACGTCTGCTCGGAATACGTGCCCGAACTGACCCGGCCCGGCACCTGCACCCAGACCGGGCTGCGCTGCGAGGACCTGGAACACCTGAGCTTTCCCGATGCGTCCTTCGATCTGGTCATCACCCAGGACATCTTCGAACACGTGACCGATCCCTGGCGCGCCTTCGACGAAGTCTGGCGCGTGCTGGCCCCGGGCGGACGACACGTCTTTACCGTTCCCGTCAACGAGGGCCATTGCACGACGCCCCGTGTCCGCTTCGAAAACGGCAAGCGCCACGACCTGTTGCCGCCCGTGCATCACGGCGATCCCGTGCGCCACGGCGGCTCGCTGGTGATAACGGACTACGGCGACGACCTGCCCGCCCTGCTCGGCAAACGCGGCCAGCCCACCGACGTCGCGGTGCACGTGGCCTTCTACAAGCCGTCCGAGATGCCGGGGATCATCGAAGGCGACATCCACGCCCTCTACGAAGCGGCCTACAAGGCCGGCGAAAAGGCCGGTTTCCTGCGCTACAACTCCGTCGTCTTCGTCACCCATAAGCCTCGGTAA
- a CDS encoding IS110 family transposase, whose protein sequence is MAGQALSQLQAFVEASQGRSFFVGLDVHKNSYFVALRRFDGVVHTLVMSASPQALIDKLAAVGVTVAMAASESGPTGFTLSRALTKAGIPNLVAAPSRIPRPVVWGAKTDRLDCVKLADYAAKGMLRPIAVPTEEQEAQRSLERRRHDLADDLRRVKLRIHSHLLFLGLTEPPNLKYWSKVAVASLLKLPMHQAARYTLESFVREMHAITSELSLVEQQLETICRQGEHDKVIKCLRTVPGVGPLIAATFRLELFQPERFSRAEEVTSYLGLAPMVRQSGESKGRARLRPVGQTKLRSLLVEAAWKWRAHDPKAQAWYHKLLGKSGLAQKAITALARKLAIILWRLSLEKRAYRFEAVMA, encoded by the coding sequence ATGGCAGGACAAGCGTTATCCCAACTTCAAGCGTTTGTGGAGGCTTCACAAGGTCGATCTTTTTTTGTCGGATTGGATGTCCATAAAAATAGTTATTTTGTTGCGTTACGTCGGTTTGATGGAGTCGTCCACACCTTGGTGATGTCGGCGAGCCCGCAGGCTCTGATCGACAAATTGGCCGCGGTGGGCGTCACCGTGGCCATGGCGGCCAGTGAATCCGGGCCGACCGGATTCACCCTGTCCAGAGCGCTCACAAAGGCAGGGATTCCCAATCTCGTGGCGGCTCCCAGTCGGATTCCCCGCCCCGTGGTCTGGGGCGCAAAAACAGACCGGCTCGATTGCGTCAAACTGGCCGATTACGCCGCCAAGGGGATGCTGCGTCCCATCGCCGTGCCGACCGAGGAGCAAGAAGCCCAGAGGAGCCTGGAGCGCCGACGACACGATCTGGCCGACGACCTGCGTCGTGTGAAACTGCGCATCCATTCCCATCTGCTTTTTTTGGGCCTTACCGAACCACCCAATCTGAAATACTGGAGCAAGGTCGCTGTAGCATCCCTGCTTAAACTGCCCATGCATCAGGCTGCCCGGTATACGCTGGAAAGTTTTGTGCGGGAGATGCATGCCATCACCAGCGAATTGTCCCTCGTTGAACAGCAACTTGAGACAATTTGCCGCCAGGGAGAGCATGACAAAGTCATCAAGTGCCTGCGCACCGTGCCCGGTGTGGGGCCGCTCATCGCCGCGACCTTCCGTCTGGAGTTGTTTCAGCCGGAACGTTTCAGCCGGGCCGAAGAGGTGACAAGCTATCTGGGACTTGCCCCCATGGTGCGCCAGAGCGGCGAGAGCAAGGGCCGGGCCAGGTTACGGCCCGTGGGGCAGACCAAACTGCGAAGTCTTTTAGTGGAGGCGGCCTGGAAATGGCGCGCACACGATCCGAAGGCTCAGGCCTGGTATCACAAGTTGCTGGGGAAAAGCGGCCTGGCCCAAAAGGCCATCACAGCCTTAGCTCGAAAACTGGCCATCATTTTGTGGCGGCTGAGCCTGGAGAAACGAGCGTACCGATTTGAGGCGGTTATGGCGTGA
- a CDS encoding 1,4-dihydroxy-2-naphthoate polyprenyltransferase translates to MATFSQWLTAARPQTLPAALAPVAAGTGAAAALDGAHVLRALLALVVALALQIGVNYANDYSDGIRGTDDDRIGPFRLTGSKAASPGAVLAAMCLFFAVALAAGVWLLALCGHWWLLVVGAACIPAAWFYTGGKRPYGYRGYGEVFVFLFFGLVAVLGTTYSQADRISFVALWAAIGIGALACALLVTNNLRDIESDANSGKYTLTVRLGDGKSRAFYLALVGVALLMVVFMLPRHPWAWLVFCMLPLLVRPVRAVLSGAAGSELLPVLRDTGKIELLYGLLLGLSLSL, encoded by the coding sequence ATGGCGACATTCTCGCAGTGGCTGACCGCCGCGCGGCCGCAGACCTTGCCGGCGGCCCTGGCGCCGGTTGCGGCCGGGACGGGCGCGGCGGCGGCCTTGGACGGGGCGCATGTCCTGCGGGCGCTTCTGGCTTTGGTTGTGGCCTTGGCGTTGCAGATCGGGGTCAATTACGCCAACGACTATTCCGACGGGATTCGCGGCACCGATGACGACCGCATCGGGCCGTTTCGCCTGACCGGTTCCAAGGCGGCAAGTCCCGGGGCGGTGTTGGCCGCGATGTGCCTGTTTTTTGCCGTGGCCCTGGCGGCCGGCGTCTGGCTTTTGGCGCTGTGCGGCCATTGGTGGCTGCTTGTCGTCGGGGCGGCCTGCATCCCGGCGGCCTGGTTCTACACCGGCGGGAAGCGCCCCTACGGCTATCGCGGCTATGGCGAGGTGTTCGTCTTCCTCTTTTTCGGGCTCGTGGCCGTGCTGGGCACGACCTACTCCCAGGCGGACCGCATTTCGTTCGTGGCGCTGTGGGCGGCCATCGGCATCGGCGCATTGGCCTGCGCGCTTCTGGTCACCAACAATTTGCGCGATATCGAAAGCGACGCCAACAGCGGGAAATACACCCTGACCGTTCGCCTGGGCGACGGCAAAAGCCGGGCATTTTACCTGGCGCTTGTGGGCGTGGCCTTGCTGATGGTGGTGTTCATGTTGCCGCGCCATCCCTGGGCCTGGCTGGTCTTTTGCATGCTGCCGCTGCTCGTGCGCCCGGTGCGCGCGGTGCTTTCCGGCGCGGCGGGCAGCGAGTTGTTGCCGGTGCTGCGCGATACCGGGAAAATCGAGCTGCTTTACGGCCTGCTCCTCGGTCTGTCGCTTTCCCTGTAA
- the fliJ gene encoding flagellar export protein FliJ, protein MAKPFRFNLERILDIRTQFEERARMELGKAIAAHQAGEREVNRLINELAAREASMAQKQNPSAGDFWLWQAYRKRLMADIAQARARLAELAEAREQARQKAVECSKDRKLLDKLKSNKATRHAIEENLAEQKENDEMASVRYQPPTV, encoded by the coding sequence ATGGCCAAGCCCTTTCGATTCAACCTCGAACGCATCCTGGACATCCGCACCCAATTCGAGGAGCGGGCCAGGATGGAGCTTGGCAAGGCCATTGCCGCCCATCAGGCGGGGGAGCGCGAGGTGAACCGGCTCATAAACGAGCTGGCGGCCCGCGAAGCCTCCATGGCCCAGAAGCAAAACCCGTCGGCCGGGGATTTCTGGCTGTGGCAGGCCTACCGCAAGCGCCTCATGGCCGATATCGCCCAGGCCCGGGCGCGGCTGGCCGAGCTGGCCGAAGCCCGCGAGCAGGCCCGCCAAAAAGCCGTCGAATGCTCCAAGGACCGCAAGCTGCTGGACAAACTCAAATCGAATAAGGCCACACGCCATGCCATCGAAGAAAATCTCGCCGAGCAAAAAGAAAACGACGAAATGGCTTCGGTTCGCTACCAGCCGCCGACGGTCTGA
- a CDS encoding MotE family protein, whose translation MIAAVKLGVLLFMGLDLMLPEPPTRVASVAAPSVGASAVRLALPGPGVALAQQAPAAQPAAAPAKPAATTPDAQALLKRQDELDQREQALNQLQANLNDRVAKLKEMESNIKKMLQEAKGVKDQKLKHLIDVYSNMNAKQAAKVLETLDNNIAVRILAGMRGRQAGDILNNMEAKKAASLTEMLTRLQLPPSDNAS comes from the coding sequence ATGATCGCGGCGGTTAAGCTCGGCGTGCTGCTCTTCATGGGCCTCGACCTGATGCTGCCCGAACCGCCGACCCGCGTCGCCAGCGTGGCTGCTCCGTCCGTGGGCGCTTCGGCCGTGCGTCTGGCCCTGCCCGGGCCGGGAGTCGCCCTGGCCCAGCAGGCCCCCGCGGCGCAGCCGGCCGCCGCGCCGGCCAAGCCCGCCGCCACGACCCCCGACGCCCAGGCGCTGCTCAAGCGCCAGGACGAACTGGACCAGCGCGAACAGGCGCTCAACCAGTTGCAGGCCAACCTCAACGACCGGGTGGCCAAGCTCAAGGAAATGGAAAGCAATATCAAAAAGATGTTGCAGGAGGCCAAGGGCGTCAAAGACCAGAAGCTCAAGCACCTCATCGACGTCTATTCCAACATGAACGCCAAGCAGGCGGCCAAGGTGCTGGAGACCCTGGACAACAACATCGCAGTCAGAATTTTGGCGGGCATGCGCGGGCGACAGGCCGGCGACATCCTCAACAACATGGAAGCCAAGAAGGCGGCCAGCCTGACGGAAATGCTGACCCGGCTGCAACTGCCCCCGAGCGACAACGCATCGTAA
- the truA gene encoding tRNA pseudouridine(38-40) synthase TruA, whose protein sequence is MTRVRLTVAYDGTQFAGWQLQAPGMGRTVQGCLEEALARLCGGAVRVHGAGRTDAGVHAVAQVAHVDVPDARAGLPWQRALNALLPDDVSVVDASVVPPDFHARFSASGKIYQYTLWTRPGSILPWRRPYVWDVGRFSPLDVAAMDACAALFAGYHDFAAFQNAGSSVKTTTRLVHGVSRLPQTNPDEMVWRFHAEGFLKQMVRNLMGALVAVGSGKVSPEDIRSVLTLGQRRLAPRTAPAGGLCLIAVEYGNDGRGHKRHLLRQPGADQD, encoded by the coding sequence ATGACGCGAGTGCGGTTGACGGTCGCCTACGACGGCACGCAATTCGCCGGCTGGCAGTTGCAGGCTCCGGGCATGGGGCGCACGGTTCAGGGCTGTCTCGAGGAGGCTCTGGCGCGGTTGTGCGGCGGTGCGGTGCGGGTGCACGGGGCCGGGCGCACCGATGCCGGGGTGCATGCCGTGGCCCAGGTGGCCCATGTCGACGTGCCGGACGCGCGGGCCGGGTTGCCGTGGCAACGGGCGCTCAACGCGTTGCTGCCGGACGACGTCTCGGTGGTGGACGCGAGCGTGGTCCCGCCGGATTTCCACGCCCGGTTCAGCGCTTCGGGCAAAATCTACCAGTATACGCTCTGGACCCGGCCGGGTTCGATTCTGCCCTGGCGGCGGCCGTACGTCTGGGACGTGGGCCGCTTTTCCCCCCTCGATGTCGCGGCCATGGACGCCTGCGCCGCGCTTTTCGCCGGCTACCACGACTTTGCCGCCTTTCAGAACGCCGGGTCCTCGGTCAAGACCACGACCCGGCTCGTGCACGGCGTCAGCCGGCTGCCGCAAACGAATCCCGACGAGATGGTCTGGCGGTTTCACGCCGAAGGATTTCTCAAGCAGATGGTGCGCAACCTCATGGGCGCGCTGGTGGCGGTGGGCAGCGGTAAAGTTTCGCCCGAGGACATCCGATCCGTATTGACGTTGGGGCAGAGAAGGCTTGCGCCACGCACGGCGCCGGCCGGCGGACTTTGCCTGATCGCCGTGGAGTACGGAAACGATGGTCGGGGGCATAAGCGACATCTTCTTCGCCAGCCTGGGGCTGACCAGGACTGA
- a CDS encoding adenosylcobinamide-GDP ribazoletransferase: MAFFRNYLAALGFLTRLGPAIANPDMAACVPLFPLVGATLGLVMAIPLWLGLFGGHPLAGGFAYAVANLMLTRGLHLDGFADVADAWGSLASGDRFFTIMKDSRIGAFGGMALVVALLGQTCLGAELLSAGHVWVLALAPTVGRAGAVVLMRCCRDLARPGLGALCLPGATARNTAFALAMTLALGLFWARPLSLMAMAALCGLVLWRLARLGRKQGGINGDFLGAAIVGCELAALMGGLV; this comes from the coding sequence TTGGCTTTTTTTCGGAATTATCTTGCGGCACTCGGCTTTCTCACCCGGCTTGGCCCGGCGATTGCCAATCCCGACATGGCGGCCTGCGTGCCGCTTTTTCCGTTGGTCGGGGCCACGCTCGGGTTGGTCATGGCCATACCCTTGTGGCTCGGGCTTTTCGGCGGCCATCCGCTGGCCGGGGGCTTTGCCTACGCCGTGGCCAATCTGATGCTCACGCGCGGGCTGCACCTGGACGGATTCGCCGACGTGGCCGACGCCTGGGGCTCGCTGGCTTCCGGGGACCGGTTTTTCACCATCATGAAGGACAGCCGCATCGGCGCGTTCGGCGGCATGGCGCTCGTGGTGGCCCTTCTCGGCCAGACCTGCCTCGGCGCGGAACTGCTTTCAGCCGGCCACGTCTGGGTGCTGGCCCTGGCCCCGACCGTCGGACGGGCCGGAGCGGTGGTGCTCATGCGCTGCTGCCGCGATCTGGCGCGGCCGGGACTCGGGGCCCTGTGCCTGCCCGGAGCCACTGCGCGCAATACCGCCTTCGCCCTGGCCATGACCCTCGCGCTCGGCCTCTTTTGGGCCAGACCGCTGTCCCTTATGGCCATGGCCGCGCTGTGCGGCCTTGTTCTCTGGCGGCTGGCCCGGCTTGGGCGCAAACAAGGCGGCATCAACGGCGATTTTCTGGGCGCGGCCATCGTCGGCTGCGAACTGGCGGCGCTGATGGGCGGGTTGGTGTAG
- a CDS encoding SAM-dependent chlorinase/fluorinase encodes MHQAPLIALLTDFGRVDPYVAQMRSVLMSAAPGVPLLDVSHDVAPQDVLQAGFFLAATLPWLPPGAVVCAVVDPGVGTDRRVLLAQAGSHFLLAPDNGLLTLVFEAEAGCRLFDATPRLAPKSATFHGRDVFAPLAARLAMGEEAQDVAAIWTGPDPVWLEGLAPVREGTSLRCRVLSVDRFGNVVLGLPIGRFGQPPDKASVVAPVAAPLAPVRTYNDIAPGAVGILAGSQGYLELAMAQASAAARLGLRGGDLVTLDWPLEA; translated from the coding sequence ATGCACCAAGCGCCGTTGATCGCCTTGTTGACGGATTTTGGCCGAGTGGACCCGTACGTTGCCCAGATGCGGTCGGTGCTCATGTCGGCCGCGCCGGGGGTGCCGCTTCTGGACGTGAGCCACGACGTCGCGCCCCAGGATGTGTTGCAGGCCGGCTTTTTTTTGGCCGCGACCCTGCCCTGGCTGCCGCCGGGCGCGGTCGTGTGCGCCGTGGTGGACCCGGGCGTCGGCACGGACCGGCGGGTGCTTTTGGCCCAGGCGGGCAGCCACTTCCTGCTTGCGCCGGACAATGGTCTTCTGACGCTGGTGTTCGAGGCCGAGGCGGGCTGTCGCCTCTTCGACGCCACGCCCCGCCTTGCGCCCAAAAGCGCCACCTTTCACGGCCGTGACGTGTTCGCGCCCCTGGCCGCGAGGCTCGCCATGGGCGAGGAGGCGCAGGATGTGGCCGCCATCTGGACAGGCCCCGATCCGGTTTGGCTGGAGGGACTGGCCCCGGTCCGGGAGGGGACTAGCCTGCGCTGCCGGGTGCTGTCCGTGGACCGGTTCGGCAACGTGGTGCTGGGGCTGCCCATCGGTCGGTTCGGCCAGCCGCCGGACAAGGCGTCGGTCGTCGCGCCTGTGGCCGCGCCGCTTGCGCCGGTCAGGACCTACAATGACATCGCCCCGGGCGCGGTCGGCATTCTGGCCGGCAGCCAGGGCTACCTGGAACTGGCCATGGCCCAGGCTTCGGCGGCGGCGCGGCTGGGGCTTCGAGGCGGCGACCTCGTGACGCTCGATTGGCCCTTGGAGGCGTAA
- a CDS encoding redox-sensing transcriptional repressor Rex produces the protein MKSEHIPKATIKRLAMYVQVLETLKREGSQVVSSELLARACSVNPSQIRKDLAYFGEFGVRGVGYHVQDLIYSIKHSLGVDRVWKCALVGVGNLGKALLRHQDFKFRGFDIVGAFDCDPFKIGEEVSGLEVVCTRRLKDAVKELGIEIGLITTPVNRAQRATNFLIEAGVKGIINYSPAMLTVPSDVYVEYVDFFHHFYSVAFSLTLDRKQDRSGVDSTDEDDA, from the coding sequence TTGAAAAGCGAACACATCCCAAAGGCCACTATCAAGCGCCTGGCCATGTACGTGCAAGTGCTGGAAACACTCAAGCGCGAAGGCTCCCAGGTCGTTTCTTCCGAACTGCTCGCCCGCGCCTGCAGCGTCAACCCGTCCCAGATCCGAAAGGACCTCGCCTACTTTGGTGAATTCGGGGTGCGGGGCGTCGGCTACCACGTTCAGGACCTCATCTATTCCATCAAGCACTCCCTTGGCGTCGATCGCGTCTGGAAATGCGCGCTCGTCGGCGTCGGCAACCTGGGCAAGGCGCTGCTGCGCCACCAGGACTTCAAATTTCGCGGTTTCGATATCGTCGGAGCCTTCGACTGCGACCCCTTCAAAATCGGCGAGGAAGTCTCGGGCCTCGAAGTCGTGTGCACCAGACGCCTCAAGGACGCCGTCAAGGAACTGGGCATCGAGATCGGCCTGATCACCACGCCCGTCAACCGGGCCCAGCGCGCCACCAACTTCCTCATCGAAGCCGGCGTCAAAGGCATCATCAACTACTCCCCGGCCATGCTCACCGTGCCAAGCGACGTCTACGTCGAATACGTCGATTTCTTTCACCACTTTTATTCCGTCGCCTTCTCGCTTACCCTCGATCGCAAGCAGGACCGCTCCGGCGTCGACTCCACCGACGAGGACGACGCGTAG
- a CDS encoding F0F1 ATP synthase subunit C: MRKAFMTIFSTAALLTVATAAFAADAAAMGAIGTISWATAIGMGIAAAGCGLGQGLGLKAACEGTARNPEAGGKITVTLILGLAFIESLAIYALVVCLILLFAHPFAQVITG; this comes from the coding sequence ATGCGTAAGGCTTTCATGACCATCTTCTCGACCGCCGCCCTGTTGACCGTGGCCACCGCCGCTTTCGCCGCTGACGCCGCCGCCATGGGCGCCATCGGCACCATCTCCTGGGCCACCGCCATCGGCATGGGCATCGCCGCCGCCGGCTGCGGTCTGGGTCAGGGTCTGGGCCTCAAGGCCGCTTGCGAAGGCACCGCCCGCAACCCCGAGGCCGGTGGTAAAATCACCGTTACCTTGATCCTTGGTCTGGCCTTCATCGAATCTCTGGCCATTTACGCCCTGGTCGTCTGCCTGATCCTGCTCTTCGCTCACCCGTTTGCGCAGGTCATCACCGGCTAA